One stretch of Punica granatum isolate Tunisia-2019 chromosome 5, ASM765513v2, whole genome shotgun sequence DNA includes these proteins:
- the LOC116207472 gene encoding COP1-interacting protein 7, with protein MKSSTRLDSAVFHLTPTRTRCDLVIFANGKTEKIASGLLSPFLAHLKAARDQMAKGGYSIILEPEAGCNATWFTKATVERFVRFVSTPEVLERVYTLESEIMQIEEAIAIQSNNDVGLQTREGHQAKSAEVTEAVKPVLDDNADKAIVLYKPDSHLPEANGSAGQEGNSKVQLLKVLETRKTVLQKEQGMAFARAVAAGFDIDLLTPLMSFAESFGASRLMDACTKFIDLWKRKHENGQWVEIEEAEALSGHLDYANMNASGIVISDMVNKLKVSLPESSNDMASEENGKASTTVNADDKPPMNQHVPLGYPEYFPGQFPHMFPPWPMHSPPGAPLGFQAYPMPYFQNYPGSNPYFQQASPPVEDPRLHSGQKVCQKRHSHERRNSNTGLISSDVDGFNGRSSDEHEQEDVSSPSESQKKGRRSKKKQGMVVIRNINYITRKQQDPSHSESDSASEPKSDGEYEPLEGAATLEMKHKHSTRSQERRQSGRNSINKLTSSDKEEPSYGNEADGEHWQAFQSYLLKEADEGKQEGDQGMFSMEKEVWLKRRKNVLNNDPLASDGRNIDEPTEGLSTDVQRLSGSGAFIRRASNDGLLISRKDGDSRSFLDGHLDVHSTEIRGRGGYRWTETDDFIINKQENSLSVSASDRLAMNRYEGGAKFPDIRSSQDIDDDSYIVSYRSASADFGDGSQKGIDIDSEFPSAEQRKKSSSRKVQVSYEPDELSMMPERGVERESNGYDPALDYEMQVENQACASLNKSGKEAGSNSKQRSKDSKRSQTPDVLAKKKNVGPVRKGKPTKLSPLDEAKARAERLRSYKADLQKLKKEKEEEQIKRIEALKLERQKRIAARSSSIPAHSPQTSQPSRKSLPTKLSPSSHKGSKFSDMEPGSSSPLQRFSVRSASKPNRLTAGSSSAENRLTRSASSLPETKKENSVVPEKKASMTRIRRLSEPKMTANNCASTVKPRAESTKSKVSDDADKKKISAIINLDRSKAATLPELKIRATKAPESAKSMNMKEMPLKVNGTVSKPGMSSRDTVLKANDEQNSQQIEDDDNPIVEKSVVVLENEKPAVPVSHVIDEKLQPLSSGDHNDQIDGEITNAFPKQSSSCAVVSPATVGGSGSDGKPQENKMKEQISTYELATHEEASSKVSSVSHVEKPYQAPYARVSSLEDPCTIGSEYAKALPTACSDLRATGAQSFKAQVAVTSKTEIEKITDPADKPSKESAKGFKRLLKFGKKNNTSSERDSDTASIGGSDIDDNASKPAPSTEVHTLKNLISQDETPTAVTTPKKSSRALSLLSPFRSKHSEKKHAT; from the exons ATGAAGTCTTCAACTCGGCTAGATTCGGCTGTTTTTCATCTCACGCCGACTCGAACGAG GTGTGACTTGGTTATTTTTGCGAATGGGAAGACAGAGAAGATAGCCTCAGGTTTGCTGAGTCCATTCCTTGCCCATTTGAAGGCTGCACGAGACCAGATGGCTAAAGGAGGCTATTCCATTATTCTTGAACCAGAGGCTGGCTGCAATGCGACATGGTTCACTAAAGCAACAGTGGAAAG GTTTGTTCGTTTTGTAAGCACTCCTGAAGTGCTTGAAAGAGTGTACACTTTAGAATCTGAGATTATGCAAATTGAAGAGGCAATTGCAATTCAAAGTAATAATGATGTGGGGCTACAAACT AGGGAAGGCCATCAAGCTAAATCTGCAGAGGTCACGGAAG CTGTGAAGCCTGTCCTTGATGATAACGCAGACAAAGCAATTGTCCTTTACAAG CCTGATTCACATTTGCCTGAAGCAAATGGATCCGCTGGGCAGGAAGGGAATTCAAA AGTTCAGCTCTTGAAAGTCCTGGAGACACGTAAAACGGTTCTCCAGAAAGAGCAAGGAATGGCATTCGCACGTGCTGTAGCTGCTGGTTTTGATATTGATCTGTTGACGCCATTGATGTCATTTGCTGAGTCCTTTGGTGCTTCGAGACTGAT GGATGCATGTACAAAGTTCATAGATTTGTGGAAGAGGAAGCATGAGAATGGTCAGTGGGTTGAaattgaagaagcagaagcacTTTCGGGCCACTTGGACTATGCTAACATGAATGCGTCAGGAATTGTAATATCTGACATGGTCAACAAGCTAAAAGTGAGTTTGCCAGAATCTTCTAATGACATGGCCTcagaagaaaatggaaaagcaAGTACTACTGTGAATGCAG ACGACAAGCCTCCCATGAATCAGCATGTACCTTTGGGCTACCCCGAGTATTTCCCAGGTCAATTTCCTCATATGTTCCCTCCCTGGCCAATGCATTCCCCGCCTGGTGCACCGCTGGGATTTCAAGCTTATCCCATGCCTTATTTCCAAAACTATCCTGGAAGTAACCCATATTTCCAGCAAGCCTCTCCACCTGTTGAGGATCCTAGACTCCATTCTGGTCAGAAAGTATGTCAAAAACGTCATTCTCATGAGAGGAGGAACAGTAATACTGGATTAATCTCTTCAGACGTAGATGGTTTCAATGGAAGATCTTCAGATGAGCATGAGCAGGAGGACGTTTCATCACCATCAGAATCACAAAAGAAGGGCAGGCGCTCCAAAAAGAAGCAGGGCATGGTCGTGATTCGAAATATCAATTACATTACTAGGAAGCAGCAGGACCCTTCACACAGTGAATCAGATTCAGCTTCTGAGCCCAAATCAGATGGGGAATATGAACCTCTTGAGGGGGCTGCAACTCTAGAAATGAAGCATAAGCACTCTACGAGATCACAAGAAAGAAGGCAAAGTGGTAGGAATTCTATAAACAAATTGACTTCATCTGATAAGGAAGAGCCGTCCTATGGGAATGAAGCAGATGGGGAACATTGGCAAGCATTTCAGAGTTATCTTCTCAAGGAAGCCGATGAAGGCAAACAGGAAGGTGATCAAGGCATGTTTTCTATGGAAAAGGAGGTTTGGTTGAAACGAAGAAAAAATGTACTGAACAATGATCCGCTAGCTTCTGATGGACGAAATATTGATGAACCTACTGAAGGTCTCTCGACAGATGTGCAGAGGTTGAGTGGAAGTGGAGCCTTCATACGGAGGGCATCGAATGATGGATTATTGATTTCTCGGAAAGATGGTGACAGCAGAAGCTTCCTCGATGGTCATCTGGATGTGCATTCTACTGAAATACGAGGTAGGGGTGGATATAGGTGGACAGAAACTGATgattttataatcaataaaCAAGAAAACTCATTGAGTGTCTCTGCCTCCGATCGATTGGCTATGAATAGATACGAGGGTGGAGCCAAGTTTCCAGATATTAGGTCATCCCAAGATATTGATGATGATTCCTACATAGTTTCCTACAGGTCTGCCTCAGCTGATTTTGGAGATGGCAGTCAAAAAGGAATTGATATTGATTCCGAGTTCCCATCAGCTgaacagaggaagaagagcTCATCTAGAAAGGTCCAAGTTAGTTATGAACCGGATGAGTTGAGCATGATGCCCGAAAGAGGAGTGGAAAGAGAATCAAATGGGTATGACCCGGCCCTGGATTATGAGATGCAAGTTGAAAATCAGGCATGTGCTTCACTTAACAAGAGTGGAAAAGAAGCAGGAAGTAATTCCAAGCAAAGATCAAAGGATTCAAAACGTAGTCAAACTCCAGATGTTCTTGCTAAGAAGAAGAATGTGGGGCCTGTAAGGAAAGGAAAACCTACTAAATTGAGCCCTCTAGATGAAGCGAAGGCTCGTGCAGAAAGGCTCAGATCGTATAAAGCTGATCTgcagaaattgaaaaaagaaaag GAGGAGGAGCAGATTAAACGCATTGAAGCTCTGAAACTTGAGAGGCAGAAGAGGATTGCTGCAAGGAGCAGTTCGATTCCTGCTCATTCACCACAGACCTCTCAGCCAAGCAGGAAATCATTGCCGACAAAACTTTCGCCGAGTTCACACAAAGGATCAAAATTCAGCGATATGGAGCCTGGGTCGTCATCACCTCTTCAAAGATTCTCTGTCAGGAGTGCTTCTAAACCCAATCGTTTGACTGCTGGAAGTAGTTCTGCTGAGAATAGGCTTACCCGCTCTGCTTCTTCCTTGCCCGAAACCAAGAAAGAAAACAGTGTTGTACCTGAAAAGAAGGCATCAATGACAAGAATAAGAAGATTATCAGAACCTAAAATGACTGCCAACAATTGTGCATCCACAGTGAAACCTCGAGCTGAATCAACAAAATCTAAGGTGTCTGACGACGCTGACAAGAAGAAAATATCTGCTATCATTAATCTTGACAGAAGCAAGGCCGCCACTCTTCCGGAACTAAAGATCAGAGCAACTAAAGCCCCTGAATCTGCTAAGAGCATGAATATGAAGGAAATGCCACTAAAGGTCAATGGGACTGTGAGCAAGCCAGGTATGTCTTCACGTGATACCGTACTCAAGGCAAATGATGAACAAAATTCTCAGCAAATTGAAGATGACGACAACCCCATTGTTGAGAAGTCAGTTGTGGTGCTTGAAAATGAGAAGCCTGCTGTCCCAGTGTCTCATGTTATAGATGAAAAACTTCAGCCATTATCAAGTGGAGACCACAATGATCAGATAGATGGAGAAATAACCAATGCATTTCCCAAACAGTCTTCTTCTTGTGCTGTAGTTTCTCCAGCCACAGTCGGTGGAAGTGGAAGTGATGGTAAGCCCCAGGAGAACAAAATGAAGGAGCAGATTAGTACATATGAG CTGGCAACTCACGAGGAAGCATCATCAAAAGTTTCGAGTGTCAGCCATGTTGAAAAACCGTATCAAGCTCCATATGCTCGTGTCTCTTCTTTGGAAGATCCATGTACTATCGGATCCGAATATGCGAAGGCATTGCCCACGGCATGCTCTGATCTAAGGGCCACCGGAGCCCAGTCTTTCAAAGCTCAGGTCGCCGTTACCAGCAAaactgaaatagaaaagatcaCTGATCCAGCAGATAAGCCATCAAAGGAATCTGCAAAAGGGTTTAAACGGCTTTTGAAgtttggaaagaaaaataacaccTCGTCTGAGAGGGATTCTGATACTGCCAGCATTGGCGGATCTGATATTGATGATAATGCTTCAAAACCGGCTCCGTCCACTGAAG TTCATACGTTGAAGAATCTCATCTCCCAGGATGAAACTCCAACTGCGGTCACAACTCCTAAAAAGA GTTCTCGTGCTCTCTCATTACTGTCACCTTTCCGAAGCAAGCACAGTGAAAAGAAGCACGCAACATGA